From Leptodactylus fuscus isolate aLepFus1 chromosome 11, aLepFus1.hap2, whole genome shotgun sequence, one genomic window encodes:
- the ST6GALNAC6 gene encoding alpha-N-acetylgalactosaminide alpha-2,6-sialyltransferase 6 yields the protein MAPGRTAVLLLIFALVTFLIILSSNNYEEPFNYKELKIKHHNPPNIRKWGLQDGYIPVSGNKTLHNKCGSCVLVTSSSHLLNTGLGSTIDQSECIIRMNDAPTTGYERDVGNKTTFRVVAHSSVYRVLRRPQEFLSRAPSQTLIFWGPPMKMQQNSKSNLYHIIQRASSAFPNVSAFVLSPRNMARFDELFRAETGRDREKSHSWLSTGWFTMVIAVELCNKVHVYGMVPPNYCSKRQHKMPYHYYEPRGSDECTTYIHNELGRRGNHHRFITEKLVYARWASVYNISFSHPEWFNDPDN from the exons ATGGCCCCG GGTCGTACTGCTGTCCTCCTACTGATCTTCGCCCTTGTAACCTTTCTCATAATTCTGAGCTCTAATAACTATGAGGAACCATTCAACTACAAGGAACTGAAAATCAAACATCACAACCCACCTAATATTAGAAAATGGGGGCTGCAAGATGGTTACATCCCTGTGTCTGGAAACAAG ACTCTTCACAACAAGTGCGGCAGTTGTGTCCTGGTCACCAGCTCCAGCCACCTGCTTAATACGGGCCTAGGTTCTACTATTGACCAGTCAGAGTGTATTATCCGCATGAATGATGCCCCCACCACAGGCTATGAAAGGGATGTCGGCAATAAGACAACCTTCAGAGTGGTTGCACACTCCAGTGTGTATCGGGTACTACGGCGACCCCAAGAATTCTTAAGCCGGGCTCCAAGTCAAACCCTGATATTCTGGGGGCCTCCAATGAAGATGCAGCAAAACAGCAAATCTAATCTGTACCACATCATCCAGCGAGCCAGCTCAGCTTTCCCCAATGTATCTGCATTTGTATTGTCTCCTCGGAACATGGCACGGTTTGATGAGCTGTTTCGGGCAGAAACAGGAAGAGACag GGAGAAGTCGCATTCGTGGCTGAGCACCGGTTGGTTTACCATGGTTATCGCAGTGGAGCTGTGTAACAAAGTGCACGTGTATGGAATGGTGCCCCCCAACTACTGCAG TAAGCGGCAGCACAAGATGCCATATCACTACTATGAACCACGGGGTTCAGATGAGTGCACCACCTACATTCACAATGAGCTCGGACGAAGAGGCAACCACCACCGCTTTATCACAGAGAAACTGGTTTATGCCCGCTGGGCATCTGTATATAACATCTCCTTCTCACACCCTGAGTGGTTCAATGATCCAGACAACTAA